A part of Leishmania panamensis strain MHOM/PA/94/PSC-1 chromosome 34 sequence genomic DNA contains:
- a CDS encoding 60S ribosomal protein L27A/L29, putative (TriTrypDB/GeneDB-style sysID: LpmP.34.3630): MPTRFKKCRHQRGSTFCGYGRVGKHRKHESGRGNAGGMHHHRINFDKYHPGYFGKLGMDHYHRKKNVTWKPTINLNNLTRLIAAEEAAKAKKGGVLPVVDLQSSGYAKLLGNGHIQVPCIVKARYVSKLADKKIRKAGGAVVLQA; this comes from the coding sequence ATGCCGACCCGCTTCAAGAAGTGCCGCCACCAGCGCGGCTCGACGTTCTGTGGCTACGGTCGCGTAGGCAAGCACCGCAAGCACGAGTCCGGTCGCGGTAACGCTGGCGGtatgcaccaccaccgcatcaACTTCGACAAGTACCACCCCGGGTACTTTGGTAAGCTGGGCATGGACCACTACCACCGCAAGAAGAACGTGACGTGGAAGCCGACGATCAACCTGAACAACCTGACGCGCCTGAttgctgcggaggaggcggcgaaggcgaagaagggcgGGGTTCTGCCTGTGGTGGACCTGCAGTCCAGTGGGTACGCGAAGCTGCTGGGCAACGGCCACATCCAGGTGCCGTGCATTGTGAAGGCGCGCTACGTGAGCAAGCTGGCCGACAAGAAGATCCGCAaggctggtggcgctgtggtgctccAGGCGTAA
- a CDS encoding 60S ribosomal protein L27A/L29, putative (TriTrypDB/GeneDB-style sysID: LpmP.34.3650), with amino-acid sequence MPTRFKKCRHQRGSTFCGYGRVGKHRKHESGRGNAGGMHHHRINFDKYHPGYFGKLGMDHYHRKKNVTWKPTINLNNLTRLIAAEEAAKAKKGGVLPVVDLQSSGYAKLLGNGHIQVPCIVKARYVSKLADKKIRKAGGAVVLQA; translated from the coding sequence ATGCCGACCCGCTTCAAGAAGTGCCGCCACCAGCGCGGCTCGACGTTCTGCGGCTACGGTCGCGTAGGCAAGCACCGCAAGCACGAGTCCGGTCGCGGTAACGCTGGCGGtatgcaccaccaccgcatcaACTTCGACAAGTACCACCCCGGGTACTTTGGTAAGCTGGGCATGGACCACTACCACCGCAAGAAGAACGTGACGTGGAAGCCGACGATCAACCTGAACAACCTGACGCGCCTGAttgctgcggaggaggcggcgaaggcgaagaagggcgGGGTTCTGCCTGTGGTGGACCTGCAGTCCAGTGGGTACGCGAAGCTGCTGGGCAACGGCCACATCCAGGTGCCGTGCATTGTGAAGGCGCGCTACGTGAGCAAGCTGGCCGACAAGAAGATCCGCAaggctggtggcgctgtggtgctccAGGCGTAa
- a CDS encoding hypothetical protein (TriTrypDB/GeneDB-style sysID: LpmP.34.3640), which produces MMRTSFASLMATLLALLSMSVAVSAANLLPLYGRGLFDVELVCRSAAPSAPMNYNKSVISAFRLSVSASANRTEEPVVFPFSMERTMDSDDIHTYYINATDKYTVSDMDGCMHTKGSYSSSDDVLLAQSLVGMLQAPLPTTFTTSTIRGIEVKNYSNHFSLIIPAKYGGLGTSATYSAAVLTSTQGWSANLMQVSRTAVSIEVTAVTASTINNCLFTFSFFGSNVSDAVMPPSHCESVSPSPADSVTDLPMNFARSTIEAPVVNARSPSSSPSTLASTRNSNMPDFPADFSANFLVISPSKKSFYHLRATFSLYAGISRASLQYPMSGVAGRVYEYEWFTNSWDQMSYYYTKFAVPDGEETADKALREYFFPDQNTCKRILIGYDKSARSVSALLLYSPSVPPTFVGNQTVRNIPCGVWAAEVNGVRVMWYWATSDLVDTTSFWTNESVDSGVSKHARLVRMTVSGRGGAPPLFVHHPFFPQGYAFPAPDRSLACKVMLPDEVDISCDGHTKDADFTHIYDIMSYVPYVRRNDYRTPLACNGIKTSGSIPSFQCNYNGVRRGVVAILLVVVSLLFSLVSGCCVWCPFSRIVRQQQRELVRFTQEVGHAQSANDVEGQDEVNRGATCGLDNKYPSSLRHLS; this is translated from the coding sequence ATGATGCGCACTTCTTTTGCTTCGCTGATGGCGACGCTGCTTGCCCTGCTCAGCATGTCTGTCGCAGTGAGCGCAGCGAACCTACTGCCGCTATACGGTCGGGGATTGTTCGACGTGGAGCTGGTGTgtcgcagcgccgcgccgagTGCGCCAATGAACTACAACAAATCTGTTATCAGCGCGTTTCGCTTATCTGTCAGTGCGAGCGCGAACAGGACGGAAGAACCCGTTGTCTTCCCATTCTCCATGGAGAGGACCATGGATAGCGATGACATCCATACCTACTACATCAACGCCACGGATAAGTATACCGTCTCTGACATGGACGGCTGCATGCACACGAAGGGGTCGTACAGTTCCTCAGACGATGTGCTCTTGGCTCAGAGCCTCGTTGGTATGTTGCAGGCCCCGCTCCCAACGACATTCACCACGAGCACCATCCGTGGTATTGAGGTCAAAAACTACTCGAATCACTTTTCCCTCATCATTCCGGCCAAGTACGGTGGTCTTGGTACATCCGCCACgtacagcgccgctgtcctGACGAGTACGCAAGGGTGGTCGGCGAATTTGATGCAGGTGAGTCGGACTGCCGTGTCGATAGAGGTGACTGCAGTCACCGCCAGCACGATCAACAACTgcctcttcaccttctctttctttggcTCTAACGTCTCTGACGCGGTGATGCCGCCTTCCCACTGCGAAAGTGTATCCCCATCCCCTGCTGACTCAGTCACCGACTTACCGATGAATTTTGCTCGGTCGACAATCGAAGCCCCTGTGGTCAATGCTCGCTCCCCCTCATCATCGCCGTCAACATTGGCGTCTACCAGGAACAGCAATATGCCTGACTTTCCTGCCGATTTCAGTGCAAACTTTCTTGTTATCTCGCCGTCGAAGAAGTCCTTCTACCATCTTCGTGCGACCTTCAGCCTCTACGCAGGTATCTCCCGCGCCAGCTTGCAGTATCCCATGAGTGGTGTCGCCGGTCGCGTGTACGAGTACGAGTGGTTCACCAACTCATGGGATCAGATGTCGTACTACTACACTAAGTTTGCAGTGCCAGATGGCGAGGAGACGGCCGACAAGGCTCTGCGCGAGTATTTCTTTCCTGACCAGAACACCTGCAAACGCATCCTTATCGGCTACGACAAGAGTGCCAGGAGCGTCAGCGCCTTGCTGCTCTACTCGCCAAGCGTGCCGCCAACGTTTGTCGGCAACCAGACGGTGCGCAACATCCCGTGTGGGGTGTgggcggcagaggtgaaCGGCGTTCGTGTCATGTGGTACTGGGCGACTTCTGATTTGGTGGACACGACGTCGTTCTGGACAAACGAGAGTGTGGATAGTGGCGTGTCGAAGCACGCTAGGCTGGTGCGCATGACGGtcagcggccgcggcggcgccccACCGCTGTTTGTGCACCACCCCTTCTTCCCGCAAGGCTACGCCTTCCCTGCACCTGATCGTTCGTTGGCGTGCAAGGTGATGCTGCCTGATGAAGTGGATATAAGTTGCGACGGCCACACCAAGGATGCTGATTTCACTCACATCTACGACATCATGTCTTATGTGCCGTACGTTCGAAGGAATGACTATCGTACCCCGCTCGCGTGCAATGGCATCAAGACGTCTGGCTCAATCCCTAGCTTTCAGTGCAACTACAACGGCGTcaggaggggggtggtggccaTACTACTGGTTGTGGTCTcgctgttgttctctcttgTGAGTGGGTGCTGCGTGTGGTGCCCCTTCTCACGAATTGTGCGTCAACAACAGCGTGAGCTGGTGCGATTCACGCAGGAGGTAGGCCATGCTCAAAGCGCTAACGACGTTGAGGGGCAGGATGAAGTGAACAGGGGCGCCACATGTGGGCTTGATAACAAGtatccctcctctcttcgaCATCTCTCATGA
- a CDS encoding 60S ribosomal protein L23, putative (TriTrypDB/GeneDB-style sysID: LpmP.34.3660) yields the protein MGKDQANVKGCRFRVSVALPVGAVVNCADNTGAKNLYIISVKGYHGRLNRLPSAALGDMVMCSVKKGKPELRKKVLNAVIIRQRKSWRRKDGTVIYFEDNAGVIVNPKGEMKGSGIAGPVAKESADLWPKISTHAPAIV from the coding sequence ATGGGTAAGGATCAGGCCAACGTCAAgggctgccgcttccgcgTGTCCGTCGCGCTGCCCGTCGGCGCGGTGGTGAACTGCGCGGACAACACTGGTGCCAAAAACCTGTACATCATCTCCGTGAAGGGCTACCACGGTCGTCTTAACCGTCTGCCGTCTGCTGCGCTGGGCGATATGGTGATGTGCTCTGTGAAGAAGGGCAagccggagctgcgcaagaagGTGCTGAATGCCGTAATCATCCGCCAGCGCAAGAGTTGGCGCCGCAAGGACGGTACTGTGATCTACTTCGAGGACAACGCTGGCGTGATCGTGAACCCCAAGGGTGAGATGAAGGGTTCTGGCATTGCCGGCCCTGTGGCGAAGGAGTCTGCGGACCTGTGGCCCAAGATCTCTACGCACGCCCCCGCGATCGTCTAA